Proteins from a single region of Mytilus trossulus isolate FHL-02 chromosome 2, PNRI_Mtr1.1.1.hap1, whole genome shotgun sequence:
- the LOC134706094 gene encoding E3 ubiquitin-protein ligase TRIM22-like, whose amino-acid sequence MASKLNLQCGPCGYEDITNNATKWCTNCEEGFCGECEKSHKSMKISRGHNMISVDDYRQIEDITVNMNCEIHGKKLDLYCKKHDIAICVVCVPSAHKTCSSSDVISIDEASKNAKQSSALSDLEKTISKTLDDVKYCINDRETALKSLDKEEQTIRKKIADTRMSLNKYLDKLEREQLQDLKFNHENCKSKYIKILDKMKQIEQELESLREQTLKMKCFASDLQVFLGTRELKNRTAEQIGSLKEDINDHKNSRMEIEVHHVLSSLMKEVKQFGEVKVIETKAGLELKDANIDQAQIQIQGSMQTVCNVSLQLKQKFDIEGTVKPISACIITSDDRVIIADYYGRGKFMEYNNEGKYIRDIPVPDKPYDLTTVDTDRIAVTYPRATYLEIINTKNYSERQKVPCSLVSWIIAYQDQKLYVVVYKKGIEVMDLNGKKLNTIVTDIESSLFGITTTSDKIYYTDINNRVHCCSLTGQEIWVFKDRSISKPKGISVDNNQNVFVLGQQSNNLSVIQHDGKDSKVLLTDRDGLHNPRAVYYNKEKKIVCLGYKAESIAIYQVA is encoded by the coding sequence ATGGCATCTAAATTGAACTTACAGTGTGGTCCCTGTGGATATGAGGACATCACGAACAACGCCACAAAATGGTGTACCAATTGTGAAGAGGGTTTTTGTGGAGAATGTGAGAAATCTcataaatctatgaaaatttCGAGAGGTCACAACATGATTTCAGTTGACGATTATCGTCAAATAGAAGACATTACAGTAAATATGAACTGTGAAATACATGGTAAAAAGCTGGATTTATACTGCAAAAAGCACGATATTGCGATATGCGTTGTCTGTGTTCCGTCTGCTCATAAAACCTGTTCCTCTTCTGATGTTATCTCAATCGATGAAGCATCAAAAAACGCAAAACAATCAAGTGCTCTCTCAGACTTAGAAAAAACAATCTCAAAAACTTTAGACGACGTCAAGTATTGTATAAACGACCGAGAAACGGCTTTGAAAAGTTTGGACAAAGAAGAACaaacaatcagaaaaaaaattgcagacACACGTATGAGTCTGAACAAATACTTGGATAAACTCGAGAGAGAACAGCTTCAAGATTTGAAATTCAATCATGAAAACTGTAAATCgaaatacattaaaattcttGATAAAATGAAGCAAATAGAGCAAGAGTTAGAAAGCCTGAGAGAGCAAACACTTAAAATGAAATGCTTTGCATCTGACCTACAAGTATTTCTAGGAACGCGtgaattaaaaaatagaacagcaGAACAGATTGGATCACTCAAAGAAGATATAAACGATCATAAGAATAGCAGGATGGAAATAGAGGTTCATCACGTGCTCAGTTCCTTAATGAAGGAGGTAAAGCAGTTTGGAGAAGTCAAAGTTATTGAAACAAAAGCCGGTCTTGAATTAAAAGATGCAAATATTGACCAGGCTCAGATACAAATACAAGGATCAATGCAAACTGTTTGCAACGTCAGTCTTCAGCTGAAACAGAAGTTTGATATCGAAGGAACAGTAAAACCAATATCTGCCTGCATCATTACATCTGACGATAGAGTTATAATTGCAGATTATTATGGAAGGGGTAAGTTTATGGAATACAATAACGAAGGAAAATATATTCGTGACATTCCTGTCCCCGATAAACCGTATGATCTTACCACAGTAGATACTGATCGTATTGCTGTTACATATCCACGAGCAACCTACCTGGAGATTATAAACACTAAGAACTATAGTGAAAGGCAGAAGGTACCTTGTAGTTTAGTTTCGTGGATAATAGCTTATCAGGACCAGAAACTGTATGTAGTTGTATACAAAAAGGGCATAGAAGTAATGGACTTGAATGGAAAGAAATTAAATACAATCGTGACAGATATTGAATCTTCCTTGTTTGGTATAACAACGACTAGCGACAAGATATACTATACAGACATCAATAATCGAGTACACTGTTGTAGTCTGACAGGACAAGAAATCTGGGTATTCAAGGATCGGTCTATTTCCAAACCGAAAGGTATATCAGTGGACAATAATCagaatgtatttgttttgggtCAACAATCTAACAATCTGTCAGTCATACAACATGATGGGAAAGATAGTAAGGTCTTACTTACTGATCGTGATGGACTTCATAATCCTAGAGCAGTGTATTACAACAAAGAAAAGAAGATTGTCTGTTTAGGATATAAGGCGGAAAGCATTGCGATATACCAAGTGGCGTAA